From a single Lolium rigidum isolate FL_2022 chromosome 7, APGP_CSIRO_Lrig_0.1, whole genome shotgun sequence genomic region:
- the LOC124669456 gene encoding FCS-Like Zinc finger 3-like, whose amino-acid sequence MAASVACSSFFFFDAEPLGEAGIPALDACALCTKQLARDSDIFMYRGDTPFCSEECRDEQMQLDAVRARQAARRLRQYASGTEARRGHQETRKVSVVS is encoded by the coding sequence ATGGCGGCATCAGTAGCTTGctcgtcgttcttcttcttcgacgccgAGCCGCTCGGCGAGGCCGGCATACCGGCGCTGGACGCGTGCGCGCTCTGCACCAAGCAGCTCGCCCGGGACAGCGACATCTTCATGTACCGAGGTGACACGCCCTTCTGCAGCGAGGAGTGCCGCGACGAGCAGATGCAGCTCGACGCCGTCCGCGCCAGGCAGGCCGCCCGGCGGCTGCGGCAGTACGCGTCCGGGACGGAGGCGCGGCGCGGGCACCAGGAGACCAGGAAGGTCTCCGTCGTCAGCTGA